One window from the genome of Mauremys mutica isolate MM-2020 ecotype Southern chromosome 4, ASM2049712v1, whole genome shotgun sequence encodes:
- the LOC123368533 gene encoding uncharacterized protein LOC123368533, whose product MCLCGAVLALCCAAAAAWLQVSVGPSPVRARPGQRVVLECLVGADYPPLELELEQLQVRWRHEGRTVLEFAGAVRAARAGLSLAQDEVRNGNVSLVLQRVTASDSGEWTCYILYPPDQAQGSLTLRVADPTVPPDACPLGGGAPRLRQLEEVIGGCVRSASELQRHLARLAAEVKACLGSPEAEESPARAQAESANQTAQA is encoded by the exons ATGTGTCTGTGCGGGGCcgtgctggccctgtgctgcgcGGCAGCTG CGGCCTGGCTGCAGGTGTCGGTGGGCCCCTCGCCGGTGCGGGCGCGCCCCGGGCAGCGCGTGGTGCTGGAGTGCCTCGTCGGGGCCGACTACCCgcccctggagctggagctggagcagctgcaggtgCGCTGGCGGCACGAGGGGCGCACGGTGCTGGAGTTCGCCGGGGCGGTGCGGGCGGCGCGGGCGGGGCTCAGCCTGGCCCAGGACGAGGTGAGGAACGGGAACGTctcgctggtgctgcagcgcgtCACCGCCAGCGACAGCGGGGAGTGGACCTGCTACATCCTCTACCCGCCCGACCAGGCCCAGGGCAGCCTCACCCTGCGCGTGGCAG ACCCGACGGTGCCCCCCGACGCCTGCCCCCTGGGCGGGGGCGCCCCACGGCTGCGGCAGCTGGAGGAGGTGATCGGGGGCTGCGTGCGCTCGGCCAGTGAGCTGCAGCGGCACCTGGCCCGGCTGGCTGCCGAGGTGAAGGCGTGTCTGGGCAGCCCGGAGGCCGAGGAGAGCCCAGCCCGGGCACAGGCTGAGAGCGCCAACCAGACGGCACAGGCGTGA